Genomic window (Musa acuminata AAA Group cultivar baxijiao chromosome BXJ1-9, Cavendish_Baxijiao_AAA, whole genome shotgun sequence):
ATTATTATGTAATTATGGAACTAAATAGAAAAACTCAGAAATTTAAAGTCAACCACATTCTGCTATCATGATGAGTTCAAAGACTTGAAAATAAATTGCCCTCCATGACATAATTGTTCTGTCTTTCTTCGAAGTAATAAAATATTTTGTTTAAACTTCCTAATGTATAATTCTGTACTAACATGTCATAACCATTACTTTTTCCTCAAGCCTAACAATGATTTCtcaaaaaattgaaagattaACCTTTTAGGTATTTAACCTATTGTTTGATATCGCAATCTATGACCTATAGTATGATATATACAAACCCAAAACAGTTTGATATTTGCTAGAAACAAACAGTGAAAGAGAGGACATAATACGCCATttcttaaaataatttattagatCTATAACCTGTTACATATGAAATCCTGTTTTTGTTGCTTATACGGGAGTTCTTATGAGGACTACTCAGTCAAAAAGTATTCTTTCAGAATTATTAGCAAGAACCTCGACTCTACATCTCCAAGAAAGTACTTCATAGGTAACTTCGATATTGTTGCTTTCATAGGTAACTTGGATATTATTGCTTTCTACGTGAATAGACATGCCATTCTTACAGAATTTTTATCTTGCTGACTGTATTACTTGTTACCTATCATGGAAACCATATATGGTGAAGCTTAGTTTTCATCTTATACATCTCTTGTCATCCAAATGTCAAGTGTCAGTCCAATTTCATTCCCCTGTCACTTGTGGCTAACTGTAGATCACACAAAGAAGCAGCTTCTGTCGGTAAAGTTTTCTCCCAAATTTGGATGGCAAATCTCTAATGGCAAGGTCTACCATTTTAGATGTATATTCCATGGCAAGGTATTTGGATGGCAAATACCTTGTTCGAGAACAATGGCCTCCCTTTCTTCTGGTCTGCTAATTGCCTCATGATATATGTGGAAGATCTGCAATCCTCGTTGTTGCTCTTCATCCGTTGGTCTCATATCTGAGAGTCCAATGCTTCTGCTACAGTCTATCATTCCTACTGAATCAGTGACATTGATAGGCGGAAGAGGGTGGAGCTATCATTCCTCGAACTATATTTGTCTCCTTCAGTTTTTTCGGAGTTCTTCCAAGTCCTTATACATTGACTGTGATCTTAGAATTCTCGTCCCGTGTAAAGCCACTAATCTTTCTTGGAATGCCGTCTCAATTGCTTGCTCATTGGATTTGAATGTACGATCTACCAAATCCGCAAAAAGCTCTCTAGATCTAATTGTTTGTTTCCATCGTTGACTTCTCATGTCAGGGGTTCAGGTGGTACACAAGAAGACTCCGGATCGACGAGGACGGGGACGTGGCGAACGAGTTCCTGGACGAAGTTGCACCTGAGGTCTCACCCGAGAACCTCGTAGTACTTCCCAAGTTCCAGGTGAAGCACAACACCCAGCCCACCGCCATGGCCATGAGAAAGCAGGTCATCGCGGTGGACGGGAACATCCACCAGAGCCTGGAGTACCAGGGAAAATTGCAGTGGGCATGATGAAAGATGAACCCACACCACCACCAGATTCTTGTAGTATGTTCTTTATTGCCGTACATGAACACATACTAATTGTACACGAAGGACGTGACGGAAACAGAAACATTCTAGTTCTAGTACTTGGTGGCTGCAGGTCGGACGCTGGAAACCGGGAAGGTCGGCACGGCTACTCCCGGAGGAGTCGGAGTGGCGGCGCCGATTGGCAGGTGGTGATGGCCGCCATGGAGCAAGTGGGAGCCGTGATGTGCAGCGGCGTCGTCGCTATGCTGGGCCTTCTCCTGGTGCATTTTCATCTTGGCCTCGGCCTTCTTGGCCTTGGCCCGCTCCTCCGCTGCCACCTTCTCCTCCTTGGTCCTAGCAGCGGCCTTCTCAACCTTCTCCTCGCCCTTGACTTCGTGCTCCTTTAGCTTCTCCTTGGCGGTGCTTGCCATGTCCTTCACCTTCTTGACAGCCTGCATTTCGATGTATGTCTGCTACCTGCGTGATCTATTGATTGATAATAACCTGGAGGAGTATGAGAGCAGGTGCCATTGTGCTTTATATGTATACAGGTCGGGGAGGGTAAACGTTGATGGGGTGAACTACGTGGAATGCATGCAGCTCATGTCGAGTCTTCTACTGCCATGTTTTCGAGTGAAAAGGTAACACGTGGAAGTAGGCTGAGTGGTAAGACACATGGCATGATAACATTTGATTTTGTTGTTCTTATCTCATCTTAGGAAACATTTCCTGGACACAACCTGCTGCTCCTCCGAGCTGATTTCATATTACtctttatatttaataatttgaTCCTTCGTATCATCGATTATACTAACAGAAAATATCGAATGTgttatcatatataaaaaatatttttttaaaaaataattttataattattatttttatcatccaaaaatattaattttacataagataatttttataaaaaatttgttatttttctttgacttcgtcttatccttcggttttgttatCCTACTTTGTTTTTCTTTCCTCTTACATTTTTTTCTCTATCCTTTCTAATATAGGAGTTACTTCTATCGTGCACCGTTAGCTCTGGGCTCTCTTAGAGAAGAAAGATTTTTTCAATGACTTGGAGTTCCATGTTGAGATTGATGTTGCCATGGTTAATCCTTGCCCATTGTGCCTTTGTCGATTCGAGAGTACAAAAGAAGGTCATATACTCTAACCCGGACAACTTCATTGGCAATTGGGTGGGTTGGTCTTGACATATGCGGCTATCATCACATCTTCTGCATCGTGATGCTTAACAAACCCTCACATCGATGTCAACTTTAATAGTTCGCAGAGCTCGACCTCTTGAGTGACATTGCCCATGTCCACATCAACTCCAATCACTTTTGTAGCATCATCGCCCAAAACATTTCTCGTCTCAAACTCCTCCACGAGCTCGACCCTAGCAACAATCGCTTCATTGGCTCGTTTCCGGACGTTGCCCTTCGCCTACTGTTGCTTAAGTGCCCCGACCTTCAATTTAATGACTTTGGAGGAGTGCTCTTCGAGAAGGAGATCGATAACATATTCTTGAACAATAACTATTTCAGCtctttgatgtctgacaactttggCAACTCCAAAGCCTTCATCGTCGTCATTGTCAACAATAAAATCCATGGTTGCCTTCAAAGCAACATTGGCAAGTTAGCGAGCACCCTCAACGAGAACGATGAACAAGCTTTTGAGATTTAATCAAAACTTTCTCTTCCTAATAGGCCATTCAGGAGGATAACGAAGGCGAAAAAGGATAGTGAAGCTTTcacagaaaatatctttaaattaatatttttggatGATGAGAATAATaactataaaattatctttttattcctTTTATAGCATCATTTTCTACACATGAAAATATATGTGATATCTTCTAGCAAAAGAGTTTGACAGTATGA
Coding sequences:
- the LOC103998757 gene encoding late embryogenesis abundant protein 18-like translates to MQAVKKVKDMASTAKEKLKEHEVKGEEKVEKAAARTKEEKVAAEERAKAKKAEAKMKMHQEKAQHSDDAAAHHGSHLLHGGHHHLPIGAATPTPPGVAVPTFPVSSVRPAATKY